In Amycolatopsis methanolica 239, a single genomic region encodes these proteins:
- a CDS encoding helix-turn-helix domain-containing protein — protein MIEFGRAGPQTLENLSLRVAVASEHGVGDHLVDRILAPLLAQGEFGQELVSSLDAFLAAGMNTAAAAKVLVIHPNTVRYRINQAKHLSGRKLESAQDISEVGWALRRHEWKSRARRLRDSGG, from the coding sequence ATGATCGAGTTCGGCCGCGCGGGACCGCAAACGCTGGAGAACCTCTCGCTGCGGGTGGCGGTCGCGTCCGAGCACGGGGTCGGCGACCACCTGGTCGACCGGATCCTCGCGCCCCTGCTCGCACAGGGCGAGTTCGGGCAGGAACTCGTGTCCTCCCTCGACGCGTTCCTCGCCGCCGGCATGAACACCGCGGCGGCGGCCAAGGTGCTAGTGATCCATCCGAACACCGTGCGGTACCGGATCAACCAGGCGAAACACCTGTCCGGCCGGAAGCTGGAATCGGCCCAGGACATCAGCGAGGTGGGGTGGGCGCTCCGGCGGCACGAATGGAAATCGCGCGCCCGGCGGCTACGCGACAGCGGCGGCTGA
- a CDS encoding GAF domain-containing sensor histidine kinase produces the protein MAGEEQRALAGQERPLRERSSQLRLRELLREVQDRIEELVQSRDQMDGLLEAMLAVAGGLELDATLRRIVHSAIELVDCRYGALGVLTQDRESLAEFVYEGIGEATRREIGDLPTGHGLLGLLIEQPKPIRLDDLSQHVASSGFPAHHPPMKTFLGVPVRVRDEVFGNLYLTEKANGQPFTEDDEVVVLALAAAAGIAVENARLFEQARLRQQWQEATSEVRAELLAAADPADVLTLIATRALTLARADYALIAQPEDPDMPLEDVTELAVTVHAGPDPGQLTERIPVEGSTCGTAFRDLQPRRVDSLEFEVSPEFGPALVLPLRASRTSVSGVLVVVRRKGDAAFDSAHLPLAAAFADQAALALQLAEDQRSLNELKVVSDRDRIARDLHDHVIQRLFAHGLALQSTHMRSRNPDIQRRLADMIDDVQSIVAEIRTAIFDLHGGLHGTGQLRKRLNDIIAEITGDTGLRTTVRMSGPVGVAGPELTEHAEAVLREALSNAVRHARATSLMVTVSASDELVIEVVDDGIGIPDTVARSGLHNLCERATQAGGSFSVARAETGGTWLTWAAPIS, from the coding sequence ATGGCCGGTGAGGAGCAGCGTGCCCTGGCGGGGCAGGAGCGACCGTTGCGCGAGAGGTCGTCGCAGCTGCGGCTGCGGGAACTGCTGCGCGAGGTGCAGGACCGCATCGAGGAGCTGGTCCAGTCGCGCGACCAGATGGACGGGCTGCTCGAGGCGATGCTCGCCGTCGCGGGCGGGCTCGAACTGGATGCCACCCTGCGGCGCATCGTGCACTCGGCGATCGAGCTCGTGGACTGCCGCTACGGCGCGCTGGGCGTGCTCACGCAGGACCGCGAGTCCCTGGCGGAGTTCGTCTACGAGGGCATCGGCGAGGCCACGCGCCGGGAGATCGGCGACCTGCCCACCGGGCACGGCCTGCTGGGCCTGCTGATCGAGCAGCCCAAGCCGATCCGGCTGGACGACCTGTCCCAACACGTCGCCTCGTCCGGGTTCCCGGCGCACCACCCGCCGATGAAGACCTTCCTCGGTGTGCCCGTGCGGGTGCGGGACGAGGTGTTCGGAAACCTCTACCTGACCGAGAAGGCCAACGGGCAGCCCTTCACCGAGGACGACGAAGTCGTCGTGCTGGCGCTCGCGGCCGCGGCGGGCATCGCGGTGGAGAACGCGCGGCTGTTCGAACAGGCCCGGCTGCGGCAGCAGTGGCAGGAGGCCACCAGCGAGGTCCGCGCCGAACTGCTGGCCGCCGCCGATCCGGCCGACGTCCTCACGCTCATCGCGACCCGGGCCCTGACGCTGGCGCGCGCGGACTACGCGCTGATCGCGCAACCCGAGGATCCGGACATGCCCCTGGAGGACGTGACGGAACTGGCGGTCACCGTGCACGCCGGGCCCGACCCGGGTCAGCTGACCGAGCGGATCCCGGTCGAGGGGTCGACCTGCGGGACGGCGTTCCGCGACCTCCAGCCGCGGCGGGTGGACAGCCTGGAGTTCGAGGTGTCCCCCGAGTTCGGTCCCGCGCTGGTGCTGCCGCTGCGCGCGTCCCGCACCTCGGTCTCCGGCGTGCTGGTGGTGGTCCGGCGCAAGGGCGACGCGGCCTTCGACAGCGCCCACCTGCCGTTGGCGGCGGCGTTCGCCGACCAGGCCGCGCTGGCGTTGCAGCTCGCGGAGGACCAGCGTTCGCTCAACGAGCTGAAGGTGGTCTCCGACCGCGACCGCATCGCCCGCGACCTGCACGACCACGTGATCCAGCGCCTGTTCGCCCACGGGCTGGCGTTGCAGAGCACGCACATGCGGTCCCGCAACCCGGACATCCAGCGCAGGCTGGCCGACATGATCGACGACGTGCAGAGCATCGTCGCCGAGATCCGCACCGCGATCTTCGACCTGCACGGCGGCCTGCACGGCACCGGGCAGCTGCGCAAACGGCTCAACGACATTATCGCCGAGATCACCGGCGACACCGGGCTGCGCACCACGGTGCGGATGTCCGGCCCGGTCGGCGTGGCGGGACCGGAGCTTACCGAGCACGCCGAAGCGGTTCTGCGGGAGGCGTTGTCCAACGCGGTCCGGCACGCCAGGGCCACGTCGCTGATGGTCACCGTCTCCGCCAGTGACGAGCTGGTCATCGAGGTGGTCGACGACGGGATCGGCATCCCGGACACCGTGGCCCGCAGCGGCCTGCACAACCTGTGCGAACGCGCCACCCAGGCGGGCGGCAGCTTCTCCGTCGCCCGGGCCGAGACCGGCGGGACGTGGCTGACCTGGGCCGCGCCGATTTCCTGA
- a CDS encoding bifunctional salicylyl-CoA 5-hydroxylase/oxidoreductase — protein sequence MRIAVVGGGPGGLYFAALAQQLSPGDEIDVWERNAADDTFGFGVVFSDETLGGIEHADESIYRQMEREFARWDDIDVHYRGEVLTSGGHGFAAMSRKRLLQILQHRCAELGVRLHFRTLAPDVGRLAADYDLVVAADGVNSAVRARHAAVFRPSLESRRCAYMWLGTDKVFDAFKFYIVDTPYGVMQIHGYPFDATGSTFIVEMADEVWQRAGFKAFADREFAPGDSDEKSIALVRELFADVLGDAQLLANNSRWINFTTVRNQRWRHGNIILLGDAAHTAHFSIGSGTKLAMEDALALAAALHEQPDVERALAAYEAERRPVVESTQRAAQASLEWFENLGQYVHQEPVQFTFNIMTRSRRVTYDNLRVRDPEFVERVDEWFARHEQRRGDGDGDVRPPMFQPLRVRGLELKNRVVVSPMDMYRATDGLPGDFHLVHLGGKALGGAGLVMTEMVCVSATGRITPGCTGIYTAEQTRAWRRITDFVHTETTAKIGIQIGHSGRKGSTRLMWEGIDQPLPEGNWPVVAPSPLPYRPGVNQVPRELTVRDLGEIRQQFTDAAARAAEAGFDLLELHCAHGYLLSSFISPLTNRRTDRYGGSLRARLRFPLEVFASMREVWPSGRPMSVRISATDWCDNGITADDAVEIAAAFAEAGVDLVDVSTGQVHPDEKPAFGRSYQTPFADRIRNRAGVATMAVGAISSHDDVNSILLAGRADLCLLGRAHLYDPNWTLHAAAEQEFTGPGADWPLPWRAGSRRPQTGRTEGPKPRLELIRHGEPGTAHRRWRPGRE from the coding sequence ATGCGGATCGCGGTCGTCGGCGGTGGCCCGGGCGGGCTGTACTTCGCCGCGCTCGCCCAGCAGCTGAGCCCCGGCGACGAGATCGACGTCTGGGAACGCAACGCCGCCGACGACACCTTCGGCTTCGGGGTGGTGTTCTCCGACGAGACGCTCGGCGGCATCGAGCACGCCGACGAGTCGATCTACCGGCAGATGGAGCGCGAATTCGCCCGCTGGGACGACATCGACGTCCACTACCGCGGCGAGGTGCTCACCAGCGGCGGGCACGGGTTCGCCGCGATGAGCCGGAAACGGCTGCTGCAGATCCTCCAGCACCGGTGCGCGGAACTCGGTGTGCGGCTGCACTTCCGCACCCTCGCCCCGGACGTCGGCCGGCTCGCCGCGGACTACGACCTCGTGGTCGCCGCCGACGGGGTGAACTCCGCGGTGCGCGCCCGGCACGCCGCGGTGTTCCGCCCGTCGCTGGAGTCCCGCCGCTGCGCCTACATGTGGCTCGGCACGGACAAGGTGTTCGACGCGTTCAAGTTCTACATCGTCGACACCCCGTACGGGGTCATGCAGATCCACGGCTACCCGTTCGACGCCACCGGCAGCACGTTCATCGTGGAGATGGCGGACGAGGTGTGGCAGCGCGCTGGGTTCAAGGCCTTCGCCGACCGCGAGTTCGCGCCCGGCGACTCCGACGAGAAGTCTATCGCGCTGGTGCGGGAACTGTTCGCCGACGTGCTCGGCGACGCCCAGCTGCTGGCGAACAACTCCCGCTGGATCAACTTCACCACCGTGCGCAACCAGCGGTGGCGCCACGGCAACATCATCCTGCTCGGCGACGCCGCGCACACCGCGCACTTCTCGATCGGCTCCGGCACCAAGCTCGCGATGGAGGACGCCCTCGCGCTCGCCGCGGCGCTGCACGAGCAACCGGACGTCGAGCGGGCGCTGGCCGCCTACGAAGCCGAGCGGCGGCCGGTGGTCGAGTCGACCCAGCGCGCCGCGCAGGCCAGCCTGGAGTGGTTCGAGAACCTGGGGCAGTACGTGCACCAGGAGCCGGTGCAGTTCACCTTCAACATCATGACCCGCAGCCGCCGGGTCACCTACGACAACCTGCGGGTCCGCGACCCGGAGTTCGTCGAGCGGGTCGACGAGTGGTTCGCCCGGCACGAGCAGCGGCGCGGCGACGGCGACGGCGACGTGCGCCCACCGATGTTCCAGCCGCTTCGGGTGCGCGGGCTGGAGCTGAAGAACCGGGTCGTGGTGTCCCCGATGGACATGTACCGGGCGACCGACGGCCTGCCCGGGGATTTCCACCTCGTCCACCTCGGCGGCAAGGCGCTCGGCGGCGCGGGCCTGGTGATGACGGAGATGGTGTGCGTGTCCGCCACCGGCCGCATCACGCCCGGCTGCACCGGGATCTACACCGCCGAGCAGACCCGGGCGTGGCGGCGGATCACCGATTTCGTGCACACCGAGACCACGGCGAAGATCGGCATCCAGATCGGGCACTCCGGCCGCAAGGGCTCCACGCGGCTGATGTGGGAGGGGATCGACCAGCCGCTGCCGGAGGGCAACTGGCCGGTCGTCGCGCCTTCGCCGCTGCCGTACCGGCCGGGGGTGAACCAGGTGCCGCGGGAACTGACCGTGCGGGACCTCGGCGAGATCCGGCAGCAGTTCACCGACGCGGCGGCGCGCGCTGCCGAAGCCGGGTTCGACCTGCTGGAACTGCACTGCGCGCACGGGTATCTGCTGTCGTCGTTCATCTCGCCGCTGACGAACCGGCGCACGGATCGCTACGGCGGTTCCTTGCGGGCGCGGCTGCGGTTCCCGCTGGAGGTGTTCGCGTCGATGCGCGAGGTGTGGCCCTCCGGCCGCCCGATGAGCGTGCGGATTTCGGCCACGGACTGGTGCGACAACGGGATCACGGCCGACGATGCGGTGGAGATCGCGGCCGCCTTCGCCGAGGCCGGTGTGGATCTCGTGGACGTCTCCACCGGCCAGGTCCACCCCGACGAGAAACCCGCGTTCGGCCGGTCGTACCAGACCCCGTTCGCCGACCGGATCCGCAACCGCGCCGGCGTCGCCACGATGGCCGTGGGCGCGATCTCCTCACACGACGACGTGAACTCGATCCTGCTCGCCGGCCGCGCGGACCTGTGCCTGCTCGGCCGCGCCCACCTCTACGACCCGAACTGGACCCTGCACGCGGCCGCGGAACAGGAGTTCACCGGCCCCGGCGCGGACTGGCCGCTCCCGTGGCGCGCCGGCTCCCGGCGCCCGCAAACCGGTCGCACGGAAGGCCCGAAGCCACGACTGGAACTCATCCGGCACGGCGAACCGGGCACGGCGCACCGCCGCTGGCGGCCCGGGCGGGAGTGA
- a CDS encoding SDR family NAD(P)-dependent oxidoreductase yields the protein MRVALVTGAGRGIGRAIARRLSAEGCRVALVARNREQLDETAAECAGQVHVIPADVTDADAAERVHGEVEQRWGPVEILVANAGAGHSARLERTTDADWQRMLDLNLTAPFRFVRRSVPSMRAAGWGRIVVMASTAARLGEPYIAAYTASKHGVLGLVRAAAAELARTGVTVNAVCPGYVDTPMTEQTIATIVATTGRSAAEARETLARKQPIGRLIQPDEVAEAVWFCVRSGAVTGQAIQVDGGAEQ from the coding sequence GTGAGGGTCGCGCTCGTCACCGGCGCCGGCCGTGGCATCGGTCGCGCGATCGCGCGGCGGCTCAGCGCCGAAGGCTGCCGGGTCGCGCTGGTGGCGCGCAACCGCGAGCAGCTCGACGAAACCGCTGCCGAGTGTGCCGGTCAGGTGCACGTGATTCCCGCGGACGTCACCGACGCGGACGCCGCCGAGCGTGTGCACGGCGAGGTCGAACAGCGGTGGGGTCCGGTGGAGATCCTCGTCGCCAACGCCGGCGCTGGCCACTCCGCCCGCCTGGAGCGCACCACCGACGCCGACTGGCAGCGGATGCTGGACCTCAACCTGACCGCGCCGTTCCGGTTCGTGCGGCGGTCGGTGCCGTCGATGCGCGCCGCGGGGTGGGGGCGGATCGTCGTCATGGCCTCCACGGCCGCGCGGCTCGGCGAGCCCTACATCGCCGCCTACACCGCCAGCAAGCACGGCGTGCTGGGCCTGGTGCGGGCCGCGGCGGCGGAACTGGCCCGCACCGGCGTGACGGTGAACGCCGTCTGCCCCGGCTACGTGGACACGCCGATGACCGAGCAGACGATCGCCACCATCGTGGCCACGACCGGGCGCAGTGCCGCCGAAGCGCGGGAGACGCTGGCGCGCAAGCAGCCGATCGGCCGGCTGATCCAGCCGGACGAGGTGGCCGAGGCGGTGTGGTTCTGCGTGCGGTCCGGCGCGGTGACCGGGCAGGCGATCCAGGTGGACGGAGGTGCGGAGCAGTGA
- a CDS encoding Lrp/AsnC family transcriptional regulator: protein MDTLDDVDRRIVAELRADGRLSVRAIAERVRISRANAYARLERLPARGVITGFTATADPVKIGLTTSAYVSLTVRQNGWRDLKERLRTIPEGPAHGPHRR, encoded by the coding sequence ATGGACACCCTGGACGACGTCGACCGCCGGATCGTCGCCGAGCTGCGCGCCGACGGGCGGCTGTCGGTGCGGGCCATCGCCGAGCGGGTGCGGATCTCGCGCGCGAACGCCTACGCCCGCCTGGAACGCCTCCCGGCGAGGGGAGTCATCACCGGGTTCACCGCCACCGCGGACCCGGTGAAGATCGGGTTGACCACCTCGGCGTACGTGAGCCTCACCGTGCGGCAGAACGGCTGGCGGGACCTCAAGGAGCGGCTGCGCACCATTCCCGAGGGTCCGGCACATGGCCCTCACCGGCGGTGA
- a CDS encoding Lrp/AsnC ligand binding domain-containing protein, whose translation MALTGGESDVMLLVRAPDNDALRRVVLEQLQAIPEVLGTRTFLISEGSAS comes from the coding sequence ATGGCCCTCACCGGCGGTGAATCCGACGTGATGCTGCTGGTACGAGCCCCCGACAACGACGCGCTGCGCCGCGTCGTGCTCGAACAGCTGCAGGCGATCCCCGAGGTGCTCGGCACCCGCACGTTCCTGATCTCCGAGGGCTCGGCGAGCTGA
- a CDS encoding universal stress protein: MAAIVVGVDGSAGSAAALRFAADEAARTGREVVAVHAWSYPGGGATADAVFTAHRRALGEMVDRAHRDQPDAKIRPEVTEGEPAQVLLSAAEDAAMLVLGSHGYGRLMRALVGSVGAQCLRRAHCPVVIVPAARAARHPVAEMDYQPGPMV; this comes from the coding sequence ATGGCCGCGATCGTGGTGGGGGTGGACGGCTCCGCGGGCAGTGCCGCCGCGCTGCGGTTTGCGGCGGACGAAGCGGCTCGGACCGGCCGGGAGGTGGTCGCGGTCCACGCCTGGAGCTATCCCGGTGGCGGGGCGACGGCCGATGCCGTGTTCACCGCGCACCGGCGGGCCCTCGGCGAGATGGTGGACCGCGCGCACCGCGACCAGCCGGACGCGAAGATCCGGCCGGAGGTCACCGAAGGCGAGCCGGCGCAGGTGCTGCTGTCCGCCGCGGAGGACGCGGCCATGCTCGTGCTCGGCAGTCACGGCTACGGGCGGCTCATGCGCGCGCTGGTCGGTTCCGTCGGCGCGCAGTGCCTGCGCCGGGCGCACTGCCCGGTGGTGATCGTGCCCGCCGCGCGCGCGGCCCGGCACCCGGTGGCCGAAATGGACTACCAGCCCGGCCCGATGGTCTGA
- a CDS encoding Acg family FMN-binding oxidoreductase, which yields MRWSPVEVGALARAASCAPSVHNSQPWALEVPDGVLRLYERFDVSLPRHDPTGRDRVLSCGAALANLDLAVRVLGRRPEVGLLPSPERPDLVAEIRAAEPGEATPDELTRYSAIFQRSSYRSPFALHHVPPRVLRLLGDTAAGPGTEARLIQPRTEAAPLAELLAHAGQLLRADRAYQRELTAWTAQLREPPSRETTLPWSGLVRADTHLPDTVTLTERVAAESLLIVLTADDTRRDQLHAGAALERAWLTAITEGLVGSVLTQPLHLPEVRAGLIEKLGLPGYPQVILRIGYPVTATPGRVPAPTRAGERG from the coding sequence ATGCGCTGGTCACCGGTCGAGGTCGGGGCGCTCGCGCGAGCTGCGAGCTGCGCCCCCTCGGTCCACAACTCGCAGCCGTGGGCTCTGGAGGTCCCGGACGGGGTCTTGCGGCTGTACGAACGGTTCGACGTGTCGTTGCCGCGGCACGACCCGACCGGCCGCGACCGGGTGCTCTCCTGCGGTGCGGCGCTGGCAAACCTGGACCTCGCGGTGCGGGTCCTCGGCCGGCGGCCCGAGGTCGGGTTGCTGCCGTCGCCGGAGCGGCCGGACCTGGTCGCCGAGATCCGCGCCGCCGAGCCCGGAGAGGCCACGCCCGACGAGCTGACGCGCTACTCGGCGATCTTCCAGCGCAGCAGCTACCGCTCGCCGTTCGCGCTGCACCACGTCCCGCCCCGGGTCCTGCGGCTGCTCGGCGACACGGCGGCCGGGCCGGGCACCGAGGCGCGGCTCATCCAGCCCCGGACCGAGGCGGCGCCGCTGGCCGAGCTGCTGGCCCACGCCGGGCAGCTGCTCCGCGCCGACCGGGCCTACCAGCGGGAACTGACCGCCTGGACCGCCCAGCTGCGGGAACCACCGTCGCGGGAGACCACGCTGCCCTGGTCGGGCCTGGTGCGCGCGGACACGCACCTGCCCGACACGGTGACCCTGACCGAGCGGGTCGCGGCGGAATCCCTGCTGATCGTGCTCACCGCGGACGACACCCGGCGCGACCAGCTGCACGCCGGCGCCGCGCTGGAGCGCGCGTGGCTCACCGCCATCACCGAGGGACTGGTGGGCTCCGTGCTGACCCAGCCGCTGCACCTGCCCGAGGTGCGCGCCGGGCTCATCGAGAAGCTCGGGCTCCCCGGGTACCCGCAGGTGATCCTCCGGATCGGCTACCCGGTGACGGCCACCCCCGGCCGAGTGCCGGCGCCGACCAGGGCGGGAGAACGGGGATGA
- a CDS encoding PaaX family transcriptional regulator C-terminal domain-containing protein, producing MPADPEDRAPKPRALIVTVYGLYAREAGGWMSVASLIQLLAQCGVDEPSVRSSIFRLKRRGLLTAAKVGGVAGYELSDTAREILDEGDRRIFERRRASADEGWLMVVFSVPESERDKRHQLRSRLSWLGFGTVSAGVWIAPAHLLDETRETLARQGLQGYVELFRADHAGFAATADRVRDWWDLDRLRELYDAFLTQHGPVLAGCRRRRRIDGARAFADYVGALTDWRRLPYLEPGLPLDVLPPDWIGIRAADTFFELQRRLAGPAHDYVESLRAAA from the coding sequence GTGCCTGCCGATCCCGAGGACCGCGCGCCGAAACCACGCGCGCTGATCGTCACCGTCTACGGCCTCTACGCCCGGGAGGCGGGCGGCTGGATGAGCGTCGCCTCGCTGATCCAGTTGCTGGCGCAATGCGGCGTGGACGAGCCCTCGGTGCGCTCGTCGATCTTCCGCCTCAAGCGGCGGGGACTGCTGACCGCGGCGAAGGTCGGGGGCGTCGCCGGGTACGAACTGTCCGACACCGCACGGGAAATCCTCGACGAAGGCGACCGCCGCATCTTCGAGCGCCGCCGCGCGAGTGCGGACGAGGGCTGGCTGATGGTGGTGTTCAGCGTGCCGGAGTCCGAACGCGACAAACGCCATCAGCTGCGCTCCCGGCTGTCCTGGCTCGGGTTCGGGACCGTGTCGGCCGGGGTGTGGATCGCCCCGGCGCACCTGCTCGACGAGACCCGCGAAACCCTGGCCCGGCAAGGGCTGCAGGGCTACGTCGAGCTGTTCCGGGCCGATCACGCGGGCTTCGCCGCGACCGCGGACCGCGTGCGCGACTGGTGGGACCTGGATCGCCTGCGCGAGCTTTACGACGCGTTCCTGACCCAGCACGGGCCGGTCCTGGCCGGCTGCCGGCGGCGCCGCCGCATCGACGGCGCCCGCGCGTTCGCCGACTACGTCGGCGCGCTCACCGACTGGCGCCGCCTGCCCTACCTGGAGCCCGGGCTGCCGCTCGACGTGCTGCCGCCGGACTGGATCGGCATCCGGGCGGCGGACACCTTCTTCGAGCTGCAGCGCAGGCTGGCCGGCCCCGCGCACGACTACGTCGAATCGCTGCGCGCGGCGGCCTGA
- a CDS encoding AMP-binding protein codes for MTTVGPGLSPSAHVDTFCRDHLPPARLWPELLLDLPYPQRLNCGAELLDAVIAEHGPDRRCLLTTYGRAWTYGELRDQVDRTAWVLTEQLGVVPGRRVLLRGPNTPALAACWLAVMKAGAVAVPTMPLLRSAELTTIAEISQVGLALCDARFTDELLAADLRGAPVITYGTAAPDDLDARTRGAPAGFTAVDTAADDVALLAFTSGTTGRPKATMHFHRDILAIADTFSRHVLKPRPDDLFTGTPPLAFTFGLGGLLVFPLRAGAATLLIEKATPDQLADAIEAHEVTVCFTAPTAYRSMLRSGRVRALSRLRRAVSAGEHLPESTWRAVHEATGLALIDGIGSTEMLHIFVSAADEDIRPGATGRAVPGYRAAILDDHGEPLPPGTPGRLAVQGPTGCRYLADDRQAAYVQNGWNITGDTFVADSDGYFHYLARNDDMIVSAGYNIAGPEVEEALLAHDVVQECGVVGAPDEERGQIVKAFVVLQPGVAGDGDLVGELQAFVKQRIAPFKYPRAVEFVDSLPRSATGKLQRFKLRQRAAAQTG; via the coding sequence ATGACCACCGTGGGTCCGGGGCTCAGCCCCTCCGCTCATGTCGACACCTTCTGCCGGGACCACCTCCCGCCGGCGCGGTTGTGGCCCGAACTCCTCCTCGACTTGCCGTACCCGCAACGGCTGAACTGCGGGGCCGAGCTGCTCGACGCGGTGATCGCCGAGCACGGGCCGGACCGCAGGTGCCTGCTCACCACCTACGGCCGGGCCTGGACCTACGGCGAGCTGCGCGACCAGGTCGACCGCACGGCGTGGGTGCTCACCGAGCAGCTCGGCGTCGTGCCCGGCCGGCGCGTGCTGCTGCGTGGCCCCAACACGCCGGCGCTCGCCGCGTGCTGGCTCGCCGTGATGAAGGCCGGCGCGGTCGCCGTGCCCACCATGCCCCTGCTCCGCTCGGCCGAGCTCACCACCATCGCCGAGATCAGCCAGGTCGGCCTCGCCCTGTGCGACGCGCGCTTCACCGACGAACTGCTCGCCGCGGACCTGCGCGGCGCGCCCGTGATCACCTACGGCACGGCGGCCCCGGACGATCTGGACGCGCGCACCCGCGGCGCGCCCGCCGGGTTCACCGCCGTCGACACCGCGGCCGACGACGTCGCCCTGCTGGCCTTCACCTCGGGCACCACGGGACGGCCGAAGGCCACCATGCACTTCCACCGCGACATCCTCGCGATCGCCGACACGTTCTCCCGGCACGTCCTCAAACCGCGCCCGGACGACCTGTTCACGGGGACGCCGCCGCTGGCCTTCACCTTCGGTCTCGGCGGGCTGCTCGTCTTCCCGCTGCGCGCCGGCGCGGCCACGCTCCTGATCGAAAAGGCGACACCGGACCAGCTCGCGGACGCGATCGAGGCCCACGAGGTCACCGTCTGCTTCACCGCCCCCACGGCCTACCGCTCCATGCTGCGCTCCGGTCGCGTGCGGGCGCTGAGCCGGTTGCGCCGCGCGGTGTCGGCGGGGGAGCACCTGCCCGAGTCGACCTGGCGGGCCGTGCACGAGGCGACCGGACTGGCGCTCATCGACGGCATCGGCTCCACCGAGATGCTGCACATCTTCGTCTCCGCCGCCGACGAGGACATCCGGCCGGGCGCGACCGGCCGCGCCGTCCCCGGCTACCGGGCCGCCATCCTCGACGACCATGGCGAGCCGTTGCCACCCGGCACTCCCGGCCGTCTCGCCGTGCAGGGCCCGACCGGCTGCCGCTACCTCGCCGACGACCGGCAGGCCGCCTACGTGCAGAACGGCTGGAACATCACCGGCGACACGTTCGTCGCCGACTCCGACGGCTACTTCCACTACCTGGCGCGCAACGACGACATGATCGTCTCCGCCGGCTACAACATCGCCGGCCCCGAGGTCGAGGAAGCGCTGCTCGCGCACGACGTCGTGCAGGAATGCGGGGTGGTCGGCGCACCGGACGAGGAACGCGGGCAGATCGTCAAGGCGTTCGTGGTCCTGCAACCGGGCGTCGCGGGCGACGGGGACCTGGTGGGCGAGCTCCAGGCGTTCGTCAAGCAGCGCATCGCCCCGTTCAAGTACCCGCGGGCCGTGGAGTTCGTGGACAGCCTGCCACGCAGCGCGACCGGAAAGCTTCAGCGGTTCAAGCTGCGGCAGCGCGCCGCCGCGCAGACCGGGTGA
- a CDS encoding RidA family protein → MQRVNPPELAPPRGFSHAVVATGTTVFLAGQTALDADGRIVGGTVVEQFERALSNLLGALRAAGGAPDRLVSLTVYATDLAGYRAHAREIGEVWRRLAGTDYPAMAAIGVSRLWDAEALVEVQGFAVV, encoded by the coding sequence GTGCAGCGGGTGAATCCGCCGGAGCTGGCGCCGCCGCGGGGGTTCTCCCACGCGGTGGTCGCGACTGGCACCACGGTTTTCCTGGCCGGGCAGACCGCGCTCGACGCCGACGGCCGGATCGTCGGCGGCACCGTGGTCGAGCAGTTCGAGCGGGCGTTGTCGAACCTGCTCGGCGCGCTGCGCGCCGCCGGTGGCGCGCCGGACCGCCTGGTCAGCCTCACGGTCTACGCCACCGATCTGGCCGGCTACCGGGCGCACGCCCGCGAGATCGGCGAGGTGTGGCGGCGCCTGGCCGGCACCGACTACCCGGCCATGGCCGCGATCGGCGTGTCCCGGTTGTGGGACGCCGAGGCGCTGGTGGAGGTGCAGGGCTTCGCCGTCGTCTGA